A region from the Nostoc sp. HK-01 genome encodes:
- a CDS encoding UDP-glucose 4-epimerase codes for MSPEKPSILVTGGAGYIGSHTVLALKQAGYDVVILDNLVYGHRELVEKILKVELVVGDTGDRPLLDELFNTRKFAAVMHFSAYAYVGESVTDPAKYYRNNVVGTLTLLEAMLAASINKFVFSSTCATYGVPEVVPIPENHPQHPINPYGATKLMVEQILSDFDVAYKLKSVRFRYFNAAGANPDGLLGEDHNPETHLIPLILLTALGKRESISIFGTDYPTPDGTCIRDYIHVNDLADAHVLGLEYLLKGGDSEVFNLGNGSGFSVREVIAAAESVTGLAIPIQECDRRPGDPPVLIGSSEKARNILGWRSQYPSIQDIVTHAWQWHQKRHS; via the coding sequence ATGTCGCCGGAAAAGCCCAGCATTTTAGTCACGGGGGGAGCAGGATATATCGGTTCCCATACGGTGCTTGCTCTTAAGCAAGCTGGTTATGACGTGGTAATACTTGATAACCTGGTTTACGGACATCGAGAGTTGGTAGAAAAGATTTTAAAAGTAGAACTAGTAGTGGGTGATACAGGCGATCGCCCTTTATTGGATGAATTATTTAACACCCGTAAGTTTGCGGCTGTGATGCACTTTTCTGCTTATGCTTACGTAGGCGAGTCGGTGACTGACCCAGCAAAATATTACCGCAACAATGTGGTCGGCACTTTGACTTTATTAGAAGCAATGCTGGCTGCGTCAATTAATAAATTCGTCTTTTCTTCCACCTGTGCCACCTACGGAGTCCCAGAAGTCGTCCCAATTCCCGAAAACCATCCCCAACACCCAATTAACCCCTATGGGGCTACTAAGCTGATGGTGGAGCAAATTCTCTCTGATTTTGATGTCGCTTATAAATTAAAGTCAGTGCGGTTCCGCTACTTTAATGCGGCTGGGGCGAATCCTGATGGTTTGCTGGGCGAAGACCACAACCCAGAAACTCATTTAATTCCTTTGATATTGCTGACAGCTTTAGGTAAGCGGGAGTCTATCTCGATTTTTGGGACAGATTACCCCACACCTGATGGTACTTGTATTCGTGATTATATTCATGTTAATGATTTAGCCGATGCCCATGTTTTGGGACTGGAATATTTATTAAAGGGTGGCGATAGCGAAGTATTCAATTTAGGTAATGGGAGTGGCTTCTCTGTGCGAGAAGTGATTGCGGCGGCTGAGTCGGTGACGGGGTTAGCTATTCCCATTCAAGAATGCGATCGCCGTCCTGGTGATCCACCTGTTTTAATTGGTAGTAGTGAAAAAGCGAGAAATATCCTCGGCTGGCGATCGCAATATCCCTCTATCCAAGATATTGTGACTCATGCCTGGCAGTGGCATCAAAAGCGACACAGTTGA
- a CDS encoding ABC transporter-related protein, with protein sequence MAKSRRLAKLGAYLRPHWVEATLGIFALLSVNGLGVYIPWLIRGCVDKLSTQFSWNQLLHYVVIIILLSSAMWLIRMASRIWLFGVGRQVEFDLKQRIFEHLLKLEPAYFATNTAGDLISRATSDVENIRRLLGFAVLSLANTFFAYTLTLPVMLTISRDMTLYSLAVYPFMFLLVHLFSDRLRKQQAAVQERLSDISELIQEDISGIALIKIYAQEENERQAFAKKNQQLLKANLQLAKSRNVLFPLIGGLANISSLIIIWLGTTRISGGTLAVGDFLALLIYVERLVFPTALLGFTITTYQRGEVSIDRLESIFSVTPKIQDTGDAVHLPLAEVKGEITAKNFSFTYPEMATPALDHLNFTIVPGETVAIVGAIGSGKSTLANALPRLLDIAPGQLFLDGVDITKIVLEDLRSAIAYVPQDSFLFSTTIKNNIRYADPVREQEDVESVAVMSQIHSEIINFPQQYETLVGERGITLSGGQRQRTALARAMLVDAPVLILDDALSSVDNQTATKILKNLSSGTSRKTVIFITHQLSAAAAADRILVMDKGKIVQTGNHIELVQQEGLYRTLWSQHQVEELLR encoded by the coding sequence ATGGCAAAATCTCGACGACTAGCTAAACTCGGTGCTTACCTGCGTCCTCATTGGGTAGAGGCAACATTAGGCATTTTTGCTTTGTTGTCTGTCAATGGTTTGGGCGTTTATATTCCTTGGTTAATTCGTGGCTGTGTTGATAAACTTTCAACTCAATTTAGCTGGAACCAACTACTACATTATGTTGTAATCATCATTTTGTTGAGTTCGGCAATGTGGTTAATCCGCATGGCTTCTCGTATCTGGCTATTTGGCGTAGGACGACAGGTAGAATTTGACCTAAAACAACGGATTTTTGAACATTTACTCAAGTTAGAACCGGCTTATTTTGCGACGAATACCGCTGGGGATTTGATTAGTCGCGCTACCAGCGATGTCGAAAATATCCGGCGCTTGTTGGGTTTCGCGGTGCTAAGTTTAGCCAATACTTTTTTTGCTTACACTTTGACACTGCCTGTAATGCTGACAATTAGCCGAGACATGACACTGTATTCTTTAGCAGTGTACCCCTTCATGTTTTTGTTGGTGCATTTGTTTAGCGATCGCCTACGCAAACAACAAGCCGCTGTCCAAGAAAGACTCTCTGATATTAGTGAACTGATTCAAGAGGATATTAGCGGCATTGCCTTAATTAAAATTTACGCTCAAGAAGAAAACGAGCGTCAAGCTTTTGCTAAAAAAAATCAGCAGCTATTAAAAGCTAACCTGCAATTGGCAAAAAGCCGGAATGTATTGTTTCCGTTAATTGGCGGTTTAGCTAATATCAGTTCTTTAATTATTATTTGGTTAGGTACAACGCGTATTTCTGGGGGAACTTTAGCAGTTGGTGACTTTTTAGCACTGCTAATTTATGTAGAACGACTCGTGTTTCCCACCGCTTTATTAGGTTTTACCATTACCACCTATCAACGCGGTGAAGTCAGTATTGATCGCTTAGAATCGATTTTCAGCGTCACACCCAAAATTCAAGATACAGGTGATGCTGTACATTTACCGCTGGCGGAAGTAAAAGGCGAAATTACCGCAAAAAATTTCAGCTTTACTTACCCAGAAATGGCGACACCTGCCTTAGATCATCTTAATTTTACAATTGTCCCCGGAGAAACAGTAGCCATTGTTGGGGCAATTGGTTCAGGGAAATCTACTTTAGCCAACGCCTTACCTCGGTTGTTAGATATTGCGCCTGGACAATTATTTTTAGATGGGGTAGATATTACCAAAATCGTATTAGAAGATTTGCGAAGTGCGATCGCCTATGTTCCCCAAGATAGTTTTTTGTTCAGCACCACCATCAAAAATAATATTCGCTATGCTGACCCCGTACGCGAACAAGAAGATGTCGAATCTGTAGCTGTCATGTCTCAGATTCATTCGGAAATTATTAATTTTCCCCAACAATACGAAACTCTAGTTGGCGAACGCGGTATCACCTTATCTGGCGGACAAAGACAACGCACCGCTTTAGCCAGAGCCATGCTAGTTGATGCTCCAGTCTTAATTTTGGATGATGCTTTATCTAGCGTTGATAATCAAACGGCCACCAAAATTCTCAAAAATCTCTCTAGTGGAACTAGCCGCAAAACTGTCATTTTTATCACCCACCAACTTTCTGCCGCCGCCGCCGCTGATAGAATTCTAGTCATGGATAAAGGTAAAATTGTCCAAACAGGCAATCATATAGAACTAGTGCAACAAGAAGGTCTGTATAGAACCTTGTGGAGTCAGCATCAAGTAGAGGAACTGTTGCGTTAG